From Deltaproteobacteria bacterium, one genomic window encodes:
- a CDS encoding RNA-binding S4 domain-containing protein — protein MRLDQFLKSSRLVKRRTQAKEMCDKAFIRVNGHQAKPSKDIRENDVVSVYYQLKKLVVRVIDLPKGNIRKEEAQKLYEVLEEREYEE, from the coding sequence ATGAGATTGGACCAATTCCTGAAATCTTCGCGCCTTGTAAAGAGAAGAACACAGGCGAAGGAGATGTGTGATAAGGCTTTTATACGGGTAAATGGTCACCAGGCAAAACCATCTAAAGATATAAGAGAGAATGATGTTGTTTCCGTTTATTATCAGTTAAAAAAGCTTGTGGTAAGGGTAATAGATTTGCCTAAGGGAAACATAAGAAAAGAAGAGGCACAAAAACTCTACGAGGTGTTAGAAGAAAGGGAGTATGAGGAATAG